A stretch of DNA from Borreliella spielmanii:
TGGGTATTCATAGGTTTTATTTTTAGTTAAAATTTTCATTTTATATCTCATTATCATAGAAAAACTCCCCCTTTAAGTTTTATTTGGATGTGTTTTTTGGCAATTAATAGCTCTAATCTCAAAAGTCACTTTTTCAGCTTCAGCTGAATAACTTCTTGAGGGTTCTTCAGTGAAAATTGCATGGTTAGAAATAATTTTGGTAGCAATTCTATCATTGAATGCTAAATCAAGCATCTTATCATCTTTGCCAACATCCATGTTATAAAATTGATCGTCTGAAATTTCAGTTAATGCAATATAGTCATGACTACCTAGTGTGACTTCAATGTTGAAAATATAAGTTATGGTTTTAGGATCCCTCAAGCTTATTACTGGAAATCCCTTGTCTTCAGAACTCACCACTGCTCTTGTTGTAGGCTCGCTTGTAAGTTCTAGTTTTCCACTATGTAGTTGTCTACCACCAATTGAAAAATAAACTTCTCTTAAATCATAAAATTGCATAATTTTTAACTCCTTATA
This window harbors:
- a CDS encoding DUF1463 family protein; this encodes MQFYDLREVYFSIGGRQLHSGKLELTSEPTTRAVVSSEDKGFPVISLRDPKTITYIFNIEVTLGSHDYIALTEISDDQFYNMDVGKDDKMLDLAFNDRIATKIISNHAIFTEEPSRSYSAEAEKVTFEIRAINCQKTHPNKT